The following proteins come from a genomic window of Ilumatobacter coccineus YM16-304:
- a CDS encoding CaiB/BaiF CoA transferase family protein — protein sequence MTESSVLGGDAPGPLDGIRVVELGIWVAGPAAGGIMADWGADVIKIEAAAGDPQRAVFASIGVRDDIPVPPFEMDNRGKRSVVMDLRDAAEVERLHGLIASADVFISNMRPGALERLGLDHQTVCERHPSVVYGLVTGYGLEGEERDRAGYDVGAYWARSGLAHTLMPPGELPPNPRSGMGDHQTGMTLAAGVMAKLVERGRTGRGGLVTTSLLRVGMYSIAWDISVEMRFGKRAATTSRTEASTPLVNCYLAADGRSFWLICLEGDRHWPKLLAAIGPSSLDADERFATAKGRYRNASALIAELDAIFAAHDYEHWTSGFNEHDVWWAPISSIPDVLADPQAQHGFVDMTPRDGDEPFRAVATPIDFAGYTIRPGVVPMLGEHTDEVLADLDEH from the coding sequence ATGACCGAGTCCTCCGTGCTCGGCGGCGATGCGCCTGGGCCGCTCGACGGCATCAGGGTGGTCGAACTCGGGATCTGGGTGGCCGGTCCGGCGGCCGGTGGGATCATGGCCGACTGGGGTGCCGACGTGATCAAGATCGAAGCCGCGGCCGGCGATCCGCAGCGAGCGGTGTTCGCCTCGATCGGCGTTCGAGACGACATCCCGGTTCCACCGTTCGAGATGGACAATCGGGGCAAGCGGTCGGTCGTGATGGACCTCCGCGACGCTGCGGAAGTCGAACGGCTCCACGGTCTGATCGCCAGCGCCGACGTGTTCATCTCCAACATGCGGCCAGGGGCGCTCGAACGACTCGGTCTCGACCACCAGACCGTCTGCGAGCGCCACCCGTCGGTCGTGTACGGCCTGGTCACGGGGTATGGGCTCGAAGGCGAGGAACGTGATCGGGCCGGGTACGACGTCGGCGCCTACTGGGCCCGATCGGGCCTGGCGCACACGTTGATGCCGCCCGGCGAATTGCCGCCCAACCCTCGCTCGGGCATGGGCGATCACCAGACCGGCATGACCTTGGCGGCCGGGGTGATGGCCAAGCTCGTCGAACGGGGCCGCACCGGTCGAGGCGGGCTGGTCACCACGAGCCTGCTCCGAGTCGGGATGTACTCGATCGCTTGGGACATCAGCGTCGAGATGCGCTTCGGGAAACGGGCGGCGACGACCTCGCGCACCGAGGCATCGACGCCGCTCGTCAACTGCTACCTCGCCGCGGATGGGCGCAGCTTCTGGCTGATCTGCCTCGAAGGGGACCGTCACTGGCCGAAGTTGCTCGCTGCGATCGGGCCGAGTTCGCTCGATGCCGACGAACGCTTCGCGACGGCCAAGGGTCGGTATCGCAATGCGAGCGCGCTGATCGCAGAACTCGACGCGATCTTCGCCGCGCACGACTACGAGCACTGGACGTCGGGATTCAACGAGCACGACGTGTGGTGGGCGCCGATCAGTTCCATCCCCGACGTGCTGGCCGACCCACAGGCGCAGCACGGCTTCGTCGACATGACCCCGCGTGACGGGGACGAACCGTTCCGTGCGGTGGCGACTCCGATCGACTTCGCCGGGTACACGATTCGCCCGGGCGTGGTGCCGATGCTCGGCGAGCACACCGACGAAGTGCTCGCCGACCTCGACGAGCACTGA
- a CDS encoding RNA polymerase sigma factor — protein sequence MTERTDDVVLRLRDVYEADHARLWRSVYAFGGSRDVADDATAEAFAQALRRGDEIRDVQAWVWRSAFAIARGQLGARGDRGVGDSVDMSAAPNAAEPDGLAHVLDALSELELADRELLVLCHVGGWRPSELAPILGVAGPVLRVRLHRATRRARVILEEEV from the coding sequence ATGACGGAACGGACCGACGACGTGGTGCTGCGTCTCCGCGATGTCTACGAGGCCGACCATGCCCGGCTCTGGAGGTCGGTGTACGCCTTCGGCGGTTCGAGAGATGTCGCCGACGACGCCACCGCCGAGGCGTTCGCGCAGGCGCTGCGGCGCGGCGACGAGATCCGCGACGTGCAGGCCTGGGTGTGGAGGTCGGCGTTCGCCATCGCTCGCGGGCAACTCGGTGCTCGGGGCGACCGTGGCGTCGGAGATTCGGTCGATATGTCCGCAGCGCCGAACGCTGCCGAACCCGATGGGCTCGCCCACGTGCTCGACGCACTCAGCGAACTCGAACTCGCCGACCGCGAACTGCTGGTGCTCTGTCACGTCGGCGGCTGGCGTCCGTCGGAGCTCGCCCCGATCCTCGGAGTCGCGGGACCGGTACTGCGCGTCCGCCTGCACCGAGCGACGCGACGAGCACGAGTCATCCTGGAGGAGGAGGTCTGA
- a CDS encoding alpha/beta hydrolase family protein, with amino-acid sequence MTMFRFGTKIRYGSSRGQFGVLTRPRGGRPTAVVVLVHGGFWTWPYNRWLMLRLARSVRKRGWASFNVEYRRLGRFGGGGGFPETFDDVRSAIGLALQSARSAEERFGRRVPVAVVGHSAGGHLALWAGREIAGLAGVVSLAGPTDLRSIAENGSEPVRDLVAGAPADERWQLTSPMQRLPLAVPVVCVHGADDTTVSPRNSIAFVEAATEAGDDASSTLVAGEVHRDALRSSSKIWATTLDVLTEWCSTDLRD; translated from the coding sequence ATGACGATGTTCCGCTTCGGCACGAAGATCCGGTACGGCTCGAGCCGAGGTCAGTTCGGTGTGCTCACGCGCCCACGTGGAGGTCGGCCGACGGCGGTCGTCGTGCTCGTCCACGGAGGATTCTGGACGTGGCCGTACAACCGGTGGCTGATGCTCCGGCTCGCTCGCAGCGTCCGCAAGCGCGGGTGGGCATCGTTCAACGTCGAGTACCGACGTCTCGGTCGGTTCGGTGGTGGCGGCGGATTTCCGGAGACGTTCGACGACGTTCGATCGGCGATCGGTCTCGCGCTGCAGTCGGCCCGGTCGGCCGAGGAGCGGTTCGGACGCCGTGTGCCGGTCGCAGTGGTCGGCCACTCGGCCGGAGGACACCTCGCACTGTGGGCGGGCCGCGAGATCGCCGGGCTCGCCGGCGTCGTGTCGCTGGCCGGGCCGACCGATCTGCGCTCGATCGCCGAGAACGGCTCGGAGCCGGTGCGCGACCTGGTTGCAGGCGCACCCGCCGACGAACGCTGGCAACTGACCTCCCCGATGCAGCGGCTTCCGCTCGCGGTGCCGGTGGTGTGTGTGCACGGCGCCGACGACACCACCGTGTCGCCGCGGAACTCCATCGCATTCGTCGAGGCCGCGACCGAAGCGGGCGACGACGCGTCGAGCACGCTCGTGGCCGGGGAAGTGCATCGAGACGCGCTGCGTTCGTCGTCGAAGATCTGGGCGACCACCCTCGACGTGCTCACGGAGTGGTGCTCGACCGATCTGCGGGACTGA
- a CDS encoding TetR/AcrR family transcriptional regulator, protein MSRAAPQQQRSKDTVEKILVAADTLFAARGSVGVTTTAIAEEAGISVGALYRFFPDKHAIGQALADRYLDDAAAAFATELASVDALSKVPDGLRRVIRVAGHLALAHPGYYRLTQEVRPEAADSVGHSVRTTMIETFDALLAELGSAHDPVVRRVAVRMTIETVRHTLATCPTSEPERSMVLHELEDMVVTYAERRLTDTP, encoded by the coding sequence GTGAGCCGGGCGGCCCCGCAACAACAGCGATCGAAAGACACCGTCGAGAAGATCCTCGTCGCAGCGGACACGTTGTTCGCTGCGCGAGGGTCGGTCGGCGTGACGACCACGGCGATCGCCGAAGAGGCCGGGATCTCGGTCGGCGCGCTGTATCGCTTCTTTCCCGACAAGCACGCGATCGGCCAGGCGCTCGCCGACCGCTACCTCGACGACGCGGCCGCGGCATTCGCTACCGAACTCGCATCGGTCGATGCACTCTCGAAAGTGCCCGACGGTCTCCGCCGCGTGATCCGGGTGGCGGGTCACCTCGCCCTGGCGCATCCGGGCTACTACCGGCTCACCCAGGAGGTGCGGCCCGAGGCCGCCGACTCGGTCGGGCACAGCGTCCGCACGACGATGATCGAGACGTTCGATGCGCTGCTGGCCGAACTCGGCTCCGCCCACGATCCCGTCGTCCGCCGGGTGGCCGTGCGGATGACGATCGAGACGGTCCGTCACACGCTGGCGACCTGCCCCACGTCCGAACCCGAACGGTCGATGGTCCTCCACGAACTCGAAGACATGGTCGTCACCTACGCCGAACGCCGCCTCACCGACACACCCTGA
- a CDS encoding ABC1 kinase family protein encodes MTSDGPATDLAWGSFTETGPWTLDRADVRWSELAATLRVRAQAEVPVLTKPSKLPPGLRVVTVAGRLGRALVPWMIRKKRKQHADASASRADVSLRLRTAAEDLGPTYIKLGQIISSGEGLFPAELVDEFKRCRDQVPAEPFSVVKQTVEEDLGARLDDVFEYFDETALAAASIAQVHAARLRTGEEVVVKVQRPSVSRLVRKDLRVMAWLAPHLVGRIPVAALANPPALVELFAETIVEELDFRMEAANMLDVATMLHDLEQDRYVVPRPHPSLVTRRVLVMERVHGFNFDDVAGMKDAGIDTEDVVRTAMIAFMEGAIVEGIFHGDLHGGNLFVLADGRTALLDYGIVGRLSGPRRNAFLRLMLGATTNDPRSQVEALRDLGALPVDTDIDAVIRDLRLDQDVIDPTTLTGEEMVAEVQRVVKAMLGYGAKLPKELMLYVKNLVFLDGAIARLAPDLDLIGEVSNISMMFAMKHGERLGRELGVNPNEVEFDMDGVKASMGLESNVNSLTYRELQQRRALIQKRMQEHVEAEGGKIKMT; translated from the coding sequence GTGACGAGCGACGGGCCGGCGACCGACCTCGCCTGGGGGTCGTTCACCGAGACCGGACCGTGGACGCTCGACCGCGCCGACGTCCGATGGTCCGAACTCGCTGCCACGCTCCGCGTTCGAGCTCAGGCCGAGGTGCCGGTGCTCACCAAGCCGTCGAAGCTTCCTCCGGGGCTGCGCGTCGTCACCGTCGCCGGCCGTCTCGGGCGTGCACTCGTCCCGTGGATGATTCGCAAGAAGCGCAAGCAGCATGCCGACGCTTCGGCGAGCCGCGCCGACGTGTCGCTGCGACTGCGCACCGCCGCTGAAGACCTCGGACCGACGTACATCAAGCTCGGTCAGATCATCTCGTCGGGCGAAGGTCTCTTCCCCGCCGAACTCGTCGACGAGTTCAAACGATGCCGTGACCAGGTGCCCGCCGAGCCGTTCTCCGTCGTCAAACAGACGGTGGAAGAAGACCTCGGGGCTCGCCTCGACGACGTCTTCGAGTACTTCGACGAGACGGCCCTCGCCGCCGCCTCGATCGCCCAGGTCCACGCCGCCCGCCTCCGAACCGGCGAAGAGGTCGTGGTGAAGGTGCAGCGGCCATCGGTGTCACGCCTCGTTCGCAAAGACCTCCGCGTCATGGCGTGGCTCGCCCCGCACCTCGTCGGCCGCATCCCCGTCGCCGCGCTCGCCAACCCGCCCGCGCTGGTCGAACTCTTCGCCGAAACCATCGTCGAAGAACTCGACTTCCGGATGGAGGCGGCCAACATGCTCGACGTGGCCACGATGCTCCACGACCTCGAGCAAGACCGCTACGTGGTGCCCCGCCCCCACCCCTCGCTCGTGACCCGGCGTGTACTCGTCATGGAGCGCGTGCACGGCTTCAACTTCGACGACGTCGCCGGCATGAAAGACGCCGGGATCGACACCGAAGACGTCGTGCGGACGGCGATGATCGCCTTCATGGAAGGCGCCATCGTCGAGGGCATCTTCCACGGCGACCTGCACGGCGGCAACCTGTTCGTGCTCGCCGACGGACGCACCGCGCTGCTCGACTACGGCATCGTCGGACGGCTCAGCGGCCCCCGCCGCAATGCGTTCCTGCGCCTCATGCTCGGGGCGACCACCAACGATCCCAGGAGCCAGGTCGAGGCGCTGCGCGACCTCGGCGCGCTCCCGGTCGACACCGACATCGATGCGGTCATCCGCGATCTCCGACTCGACCAGGACGTCATCGACCCCACGACGCTGACCGGCGAGGAGATGGTCGCCGAGGTCCAGCGGGTGGTCAAGGCGATGCTCGGCTACGGCGCCAAGCTCCCGAAGGAACTGATGCTGTACGTGAAGAACCTCGTGTTCCTCGACGGCGCCATCGCCCGGCTCGCCCCCGATCTCGACCTGATCGGCGAGGTGTCGAACATCTCGATGATGTTCGCCATGAAGCACGGCGAGCGTCTCGGACGCGAACTCGGCGTGAACCCCAACGAGGTCGAGTTCGACATGGACGGGGTGAAGGCCAGCATGGGCCTCGAATCGAACGTCAACTCCCTCACCTATCGCGAGCTCCAGCAGCGTCGAGCGCTCATCCAGAAGCGCATGCAAGAGCACGTCGAAGCCGAGGGCGGCAAGATCAAGATGACCTGA
- a CDS encoding enoyl-CoA hydratase-related protein encodes MTELELKATRFEVEDRVATVWLHRPHRHNAWTGRMHTELRSIMAGLEHRDDVRAVVITGSDRAFCVGGDSQALEGHVERGSYDTGVRPDAASPGGGDRLDADFAWQLGYRLPIIAAVNGACAGIGLALALFCDLRFVAAEAKLTTAAPKLGLPAEYGMTWMLPRLIGVTRANDLLLSGRVFTGAETAEWGLWNGVCEGGAATLAAARGWAAQLVRFAGPTAVATTKRQITADLLRHDPAASVTDSIVLMNDAMATAEYREGIAALVEKRAPDF; translated from the coding sequence ATGACCGAGCTCGAACTCAAGGCGACACGCTTCGAGGTCGAGGATCGCGTCGCCACCGTCTGGCTTCACCGCCCGCATCGGCACAACGCCTGGACCGGCCGGATGCACACGGAGCTCCGCTCGATCATGGCCGGCCTCGAGCACCGTGACGACGTTCGCGCCGTCGTCATCACGGGCTCCGACCGCGCGTTCTGCGTCGGCGGCGACAGCCAGGCCCTCGAAGGGCACGTCGAACGTGGCTCCTACGACACGGGGGTTCGACCCGATGCCGCATCACCTGGCGGCGGCGACCGACTCGACGCCGACTTCGCCTGGCAACTCGGCTACCGGCTCCCGATCATCGCCGCGGTCAACGGGGCGTGCGCAGGCATCGGGTTGGCGTTGGCGCTGTTCTGCGACCTCCGTTTCGTGGCCGCCGAAGCCAAACTCACGACCGCGGCACCGAAGCTCGGGCTCCCGGCCGAGTACGGCATGACGTGGATGCTGCCGCGCCTCATCGGCGTCACCCGCGCCAACGACCTCCTGCTGTCGGGTCGGGTGTTCACCGGCGCCGAAACGGCCGAGTGGGGCTTGTGGAACGGCGTGTGCGAGGGCGGCGCCGCAACGCTCGCCGCCGCTCGCGGCTGGGCCGCGCAGTTGGTGCGCTTCGCCGGGCCGACCGCGGTGGCCACCACCAAACGCCAGATCACCGCCGACCTGCTGCGCCACGACCCCGCCGCGTCGGTCACCGACTCGATCGTGCTGATGAACGACGCCATGGCGACCGCCGAGTACCGCGAAGGCATCGCCGCCCTCGTCGAAAAACGCGCCCCCGACTTCTGA
- a CDS encoding 3'(2'),5'-bisphosphate nucleotidase CysQ has product MPVDGTAPETDAELATRLAVQTGQILVKLREELFGQGASTWDVKDAGDAAAQAFLARELHEHRPDDAVLSEEEGKTDQRRFTSDRVWIIDPLDGTREFGEPGRFDWAVHVALWTADRFGAAAVSLPAINAVFSTDPAPPHPVFERERPRLVTSRSRAPYSAILVSEGLDCDAVRLGSAGAKAMSLVMGEADIYVHDGGMYQWDSAAPAAVALAAGFHVSRLDGSPIVYNERDPWLPDFIVCRPELAEPVLKSIWG; this is encoded by the coding sequence ATGCCAGTGGACGGGACGGCACCCGAGACCGACGCCGAACTCGCCACACGACTCGCGGTCCAGACCGGCCAGATCCTGGTGAAACTGCGCGAGGAACTGTTCGGTCAGGGGGCCTCGACCTGGGACGTCAAAGACGCCGGCGACGCCGCCGCGCAAGCGTTCCTCGCACGCGAGTTGCACGAGCATCGTCCCGACGATGCGGTGCTCTCGGAGGAGGAAGGCAAGACCGACCAGCGACGCTTCACGAGCGATCGCGTCTGGATCATCGACCCGCTCGACGGCACCCGAGAGTTCGGCGAGCCGGGCCGATTCGACTGGGCGGTGCACGTCGCGCTCTGGACCGCCGATCGATTCGGCGCTGCCGCGGTGAGCCTGCCGGCGATCAACGCGGTGTTCTCCACCGATCCGGCGCCGCCGCATCCGGTGTTCGAACGCGAACGGCCGCGTCTCGTCACCTCCCGTTCGAGGGCGCCGTATTCGGCGATCCTGGTGTCGGAGGGCCTCGACTGCGACGCCGTGCGACTCGGATCCGCCGGTGCCAAGGCGATGTCACTGGTCATGGGCGAGGCCGACATCTACGTCCACGACGGCGGCATGTACCAGTGGGATTCAGCCGCGCCGGCAGCCGTCGCGCTCGCCGCAGGCTTCCACGTCAGCCGACTCGACGGTTCGCCGATCGTCTACAACGAACGCGACCCCTGGCTCCCCGACTTCATCGTCTGTCGGCCCGAGTTGGCCGAACCCGTCCTCAAGTCGATCTGGGGCTGA
- a CDS encoding VOC family protein, producing MSDRPFNVLGIQQVAIGGLDKGALTDLWSGLLGVEKVGDYVAESENVDEDILRLGSGPHAVEIDLMQPIDPEKSPKVHSPTLNHLGLWIDDLPAAVDWLTEQGMRFTPGGIRKGASGHDVCFMHPKGNDESPRSGEGVLIELVQAPADVIAALG from the coding sequence ATGAGTGATCGCCCGTTCAACGTGCTCGGTATCCAACAGGTCGCGATCGGCGGGCTCGACAAAGGGGCCCTGACCGACCTCTGGAGCGGACTGCTCGGCGTCGAGAAGGTCGGCGACTACGTGGCCGAATCCGAGAACGTCGACGAAGACATCCTGCGGCTCGGTTCCGGGCCGCACGCCGTCGAGATCGACCTGATGCAGCCGATCGATCCGGAGAAGTCGCCGAAGGTGCATTCACCGACGCTCAACCACCTCGGCCTCTGGATCGACGACCTTCCCGCAGCGGTCGACTGGCTGACCGAGCAGGGCATGCGCTTCACACCGGGTGGCATCCGCAAGGGAGCCTCGGGTCACGACGTCTGCTTCATGCACCCGAAGGGCAACGACGAGTCGCCACGCAGCGGCGAGGGCGTGCTCATCGAGTTGGTGCAAGCGCCCGCAGACGTCATCGCTGCCCTCGGCTGA
- a CDS encoding carboxymuconolactone decarboxylase family protein — translation MPRLSEVSRDDAHPFAQVMYKMLFGDRDPVAEPGTASGTPGNWWTVFANCPDAFDHTTAGFQFYRSENRELSARHRELGQCRAGYVAASQFVFSQHCKAMRDVGFTDEQVEAIPNWSTADCFSLDERVLLAYTDCLVLEHGRVPEALFDQLKEHFSEVEIIEFTYITCTYAMHATMTKALRLEYDDVDERVQEVPDPDGNKAGLDVMAVVDTDG, via the coding sequence ATGCCACGACTCAGTGAGGTTTCCCGCGACGACGCTCATCCGTTCGCACAGGTGATGTACAAGATGCTGTTCGGCGATCGCGACCCGGTCGCCGAACCGGGCACCGCGAGCGGCACGCCCGGCAACTGGTGGACCGTGTTCGCCAACTGTCCCGACGCGTTCGACCACACCACCGCCGGGTTCCAGTTCTACCGATCGGAGAACCGAGAACTCTCGGCCCGCCACCGCGAGCTCGGCCAGTGCCGCGCCGGATACGTCGCTGCCAGTCAGTTCGTGTTCAGCCAACACTGCAAGGCGATGCGCGACGTCGGCTTCACCGACGAGCAGGTCGAAGCCATTCCGAACTGGTCGACGGCCGACTGCTTCTCCCTCGACGAACGAGTGCTGCTCGCCTACACCGACTGCCTGGTGCTCGAACACGGACGCGTCCCCGAAGCACTGTTCGACCAACTGAAGGAGCACTTCTCCGAGGTCGAGATCATCGAGTTCACGTACATCACGTGCACGTACGCAATGCACGCGACGATGACGAAGGCACTGCGCCTGGAGTACGACGACGTCGACGAGCGCGTGCAGGAGGTTCCCGACCCCGACGGCAACAAGGCGGGGCTCGACGTCATGGCCGTCGTCGACACCGACGGCTGA
- a CDS encoding PEP-utilizing enzyme, whose translation MGHATNQPTWVIDTLASEKYPIYSRANAGEVCPDPMSPLSATMTMAGPGEDGYRDAFIAAGTFTPDEFEADRPNCIGVFGGYMYLNMSLARIYGVRMPGMSPEMVDEQYYGDMPGITPYAEEARPTDENADRSEQLAGYLGELFTTADLPELRADRDQMWRRIERRPDLAKLTDQELVDHARAFMPMFRRLFCQHILISAGAGFGIGTVAGVCDAIGRPELTMTLCSGLGDVDSAAPSWAMWELSRLDEDSDEYRAGFDDFLRRFGSRGPNEWDLHSNTWGTDPMLPTVAIRAMRPAPDADSPQARTELRIAEREQATATVREMLTGADDETKGTFEAGLQCAHVYAAGRERSKTNCILLVHEMRLSLRELGRRHAEAGHIAELDQIFMLTERELDGFVREPTSFSDLISEREQTWRKMFDHVPPFVTNGAPEPWTTWPRRDAVADGQEAVVGLELTGISGCPGVARGRARVVLDPADPQGLEPGEILVAPVTDPAWTPLFVPAAAVVVDVGAQITHAVIVSRELGLPCVVSVTGATKTIPDGAIIEVDGGTGTVTIISLDAADE comes from the coding sequence GTGGGGCACGCAACGAACCAACCGACCTGGGTCATCGACACGCTCGCGAGCGAGAAGTACCCGATCTACAGCCGGGCCAACGCGGGCGAAGTGTGCCCCGATCCGATGTCGCCGCTGTCGGCGACGATGACGATGGCCGGCCCCGGCGAAGACGGGTATCGAGACGCCTTCATCGCTGCCGGCACGTTCACGCCCGACGAGTTCGAGGCCGACCGTCCCAACTGCATCGGCGTGTTCGGCGGCTACATGTATCTCAACATGTCGTTGGCGCGCATCTACGGCGTGCGCATGCCCGGTATGAGTCCGGAGATGGTCGACGAGCAGTACTACGGCGACATGCCGGGCATCACGCCGTATGCCGAGGAGGCTCGACCGACCGACGAGAACGCCGACCGGTCGGAGCAACTCGCCGGATACCTGGGCGAACTGTTCACCACCGCCGACCTTCCCGAGTTGCGTGCCGACCGCGATCAGATGTGGCGTCGCATCGAACGACGCCCCGACCTCGCGAAGCTCACCGATCAGGAACTGGTCGACCACGCCCGGGCCTTCATGCCCATGTTTCGCAGGCTGTTCTGCCAGCACATCCTGATCTCGGCGGGTGCCGGTTTCGGTATCGGCACCGTCGCGGGCGTGTGCGACGCGATCGGCAGACCCGAACTCACCATGACGCTGTGCTCCGGTCTCGGTGACGTCGACTCGGCGGCCCCGAGTTGGGCGATGTGGGAACTGTCGCGTCTCGACGAGGACAGCGACGAGTACCGCGCCGGCTTCGACGACTTCCTGCGCCGATTCGGGAGCCGAGGCCCCAACGAATGGGATCTGCACAGCAACACCTGGGGGACCGATCCGATGCTGCCGACCGTGGCGATCCGGGCGATGCGCCCAGCACCCGATGCCGACAGTCCGCAGGCGCGCACCGAGCTGCGTATCGCCGAGCGGGAGCAGGCCACGGCGACGGTGCGCGAGATGCTGACCGGTGCCGACGACGAGACGAAGGGCACCTTCGAAGCGGGTTTGCAGTGCGCCCACGTGTACGCCGCGGGTCGTGAACGGTCGAAGACCAACTGCATCCTGCTCGTCCACGAGATGCGGCTGTCGTTGCGTGAACTCGGGCGACGCCACGCCGAGGCGGGCCACATCGCCGAGCTCGACCAGATCTTCATGCTCACCGAACGCGAACTCGACGGGTTCGTCCGTGAACCGACATCGTTCTCCGATCTGATCTCCGAGCGCGAGCAGACGTGGCGGAAGATGTTCGATCACGTGCCACCGTTCGTCACCAACGGTGCACCCGAGCCCTGGACCACCTGGCCGCGCCGAGACGCTGTCGCCGACGGCCAGGAAGCGGTCGTCGGCCTCGAGTTGACCGGTATCTCCGGCTGTCCGGGCGTGGCTCGGGGCCGGGCGCGGGTGGTGCTCGATCCGGCTGACCCGCAGGGTCTCGAACCCGGTGAGATCCTCGTGGCGCCGGTCACCGACCCAGCCTGGACGCCACTGTTCGTGCCCGCAGCGGCGGTCGTCGTCGACGTCGGCGCGCAGATCACGCATGCGGTGATCGTCAGCCGCGAGCTCGGCTTGCCGTGCGTCGTGTCGGTCACCGGGGCGACGAAGACGATTCCCGACGGAGCGATCATCGAAGTCGACGGTGGCACCGGCACCGTGACGATCATCTCGCTCGACGCGGCAGACGAATGA
- a CDS encoding SGNH/GDSL hydrolase family protein: MLTEGHRRRRRTGRWLVAAMAAASIVPATAADARPAPAPSPAVDVRIAAPAPVSLPTAAVAMGDSFISGEGAGSYQAVVDVNGNAQGFPGWSADNSNAFFCHRSANASIQQANLPGISARFNLACSGGQPHDMANDSINRASGRTVEAQIDQLVAVSQTHDIDVVLIGLGSNNSSFTFGDAAAECAGRFVADGYIGWWEFWVPIINWITGSSSPQDPCTVNDLASAAELNTAEAETVAAVRQILQTLDQIDADGEHTVVLQDYTNPLPPDFDNKFYKESRRTDTRDKFRDLVRERYAGGCPAHRASLGPAHQFSQGLGNLVEGVHSTLSAEFPATDLVYLNVQRAFDGARLCENSNSPSGVLATPVRLMDKSGGVPTGVHLTSINGTDKLDISRIQGVCTDWFQTCQESWHPNAAGHAVLGQCLSAAVAASSDRIDCVRNPSSGAISAS; this comes from the coding sequence ATGCTCACTGAAGGGCATCGCCGTCGACGACGAACGGGCAGGTGGCTCGTCGCCGCCATGGCAGCCGCATCGATCGTGCCGGCAACAGCAGCCGACGCGCGGCCGGCTCCGGCACCATCGCCGGCGGTCGATGTTCGCATCGCCGCACCGGCACCGGTGTCGCTACCGACCGCGGCAGTCGCCATGGGCGACAGCTTCATCTCGGGGGAGGGTGCCGGCAGCTATCAGGCCGTCGTCGACGTCAACGGCAACGCGCAGGGCTTCCCCGGCTGGTCGGCCGACAACAGCAACGCCTTCTTCTGCCATCGCTCCGCCAATGCATCGATCCAGCAGGCGAACCTGCCGGGCATCAGCGCCCGATTCAACCTGGCCTGCTCGGGCGGGCAGCCGCACGACATGGCCAACGACTCGATCAACCGAGCGAGCGGTCGCACCGTCGAAGCGCAGATCGATCAGCTCGTCGCCGTCTCGCAGACCCACGACATCGACGTCGTGTTGATCGGTCTCGGATCGAACAACTCCAGCTTCACCTTCGGTGACGCCGCCGCCGAGTGCGCCGGCCGATTCGTCGCCGACGGCTACATCGGCTGGTGGGAGTTCTGGGTGCCGATCATCAACTGGATCACCGGATCGTCGAGCCCGCAGGACCCGTGCACGGTCAACGACCTGGCCAGCGCTGCCGAACTGAACACCGCTGAGGCCGAGACGGTTGCCGCCGTGCGCCAGATCTTGCAGACGCTCGATCAGATCGACGCCGACGGCGAGCACACGGTGGTGTTGCAGGACTACACCAACCCGCTGCCGCCCGACTTCGACAACAAGTTCTACAAGGAGAGCCGTCGTACCGACACGCGCGACAAGTTCCGTGACCTCGTACGTGAGCGGTACGCCGGCGGCTGCCCGGCGCACCGGGCGAGTCTCGGTCCGGCCCATCAGTTCTCGCAGGGTCTCGGCAACCTGGTCGAAGGTGTGCACAGCACCCTGAGCGCCGAGTTCCCGGCCACCGATCTCGTGTACCTCAACGTGCAGCGAGCCTTCGACGGCGCCCGGCTCTGCGAGAACTCCAACAGCCCGTCGGGCGTGCTCGCCACACCGGTCAGGCTGATGGACAAGTCGGGCGGTGTGCCGACCGGGGTGCACCTCACGAGCATCAACGGAACCGACAAGCTCGACATCTCGCGCATCCAGGGCGTGTGTACCGACTGGTTCCAGACCTGCCAGGAGTCGTGGCACCCCAACGCCGCCGGACACGCCGTGCTCGGTCAATGCCTGTCGGCAGCCGTCGCCGCCAGCAGTGACCGCATCGACTGCGTCCGCAATCCGTCGAGTGGTGCCATCAGCGCGAGCTGA